In the genome of Campylobacter sp. MG1, one region contains:
- a CDS encoding prepilin-type N-terminal cleavage/methylation domain-containing protein, whose product MKKGFTMIELIFVIVIIGILAAVAVPKLGGIKDDAEATKAVANLSTFKG is encoded by the coding sequence ATGAAAAAGGGCTTTACAATGATTGAGTTGATTTTCGTAATCGTGATTATCGGAATTTTAGCAGCTGTTGCTGTTCCAAAATTAGGTGGTATTAAAGACGACGCTGAAGCTACAAAAGCTGTTGCAAACCTAAGCACATTTAAAGGTGA